Proteins encoded by one window of Dioscorea cayenensis subsp. rotundata cultivar TDr96_F1 chromosome 6, TDr96_F1_v2_PseudoChromosome.rev07_lg8_w22 25.fasta, whole genome shotgun sequence:
- the LOC120262955 gene encoding NAC domain-containing protein 21/22: MSFLSMMESKLPPGFRFHPRDEELVCDYLAKKIATETQDGGFHSCPMMIDIDLNKCEPWDLPDMACVGGKEWYFFSLRDKKYSTGHRTNRATQSGYWKATGKDRQIVRKGKLVGMRKTLVFYQGRAPKGRKTDWVMHEFRMEGEITQLPKCYSKDDWVLCRVFYKSRGMAFNKQGGGGGVGGVLMEPCFDETSSSSTLPTLVDNFITFDQQSPLMVFGGCDQVPCFSTPPFPNLATTPTHTPSMAHESCEDKKVIKVVLNHLTKTSILGDGYLSESGLSSMWNSY; the protein is encoded by the exons ATGAGTTTCTTGAGTATGATGGAATCAAAATTGCCTCCTGGATTTAGATTCCACCCAAGGGATGAAGAACTTGTTTGTGATTACTTGGCAAAAAAAATTGCAACTGAAACTCAAGATGGTGGTTTTCATAGTTGTCCGATGATGATTGATATTGATCTTAACAAGTGTGAGCCATGGGATCTTCCGG ACATGGCATGCGTGGGAGGGAAAGAATGGTATTTTTTTAGCTTGCGAGATAAAAAATACTCAACAGGACATAGGACGAATAGGGCAACCCAATCAGGATATTGGAAGGCTACCGGAAAAGATCGGCAAATAGTGCGAAAAGGAAAGCTGGTGGGGATGAGAAAAACATTAGTGTTTTATCAAGGCAGAGCCCCGAAGGGAAGAAAAACCGATTGGGTTATGCATGAGTTCAGAATGGAAGGAGAAATCACACAACTACCAAAATGTTATAGCAAG gACGATTGGGTTCTATGTAGAGTGTTCTACAAAAGCAGAGGGATGGCTTTCAACAAacaaggaggaggaggaggagtagGAGGAGTGTTAATGGAACCATGCTTTGATGAAACAAGCTCAAGTAGTACACTCCCAACCCTAGTTGACAACTTCATCACCTTTGACCAACAATCTCCATTAATGGTCTTTGGAGGGTGTGACCAAGTGCCCTGCTTCTCCACCCCTCCATTTCCAAACCTTGCAACTACTCCTACTCACACTCCATCCATGGCTCATGAGTCTTGTGAAGACAAGAAGGTAATTAAGGTTGTGCTTAACCACCTTACAAAGACTTCAATCTTGGGAGATGGATACTTGTCTGAAAGTGGCCTCTCTTCTATGTGGAATTCCTActga